A single Mycolicibacterium cosmeticum DNA region contains:
- a CDS encoding glycosyltransferase, with product MTTWGLVRNPSSMRKRAARGDRRRAAAHATAAQHSDVRVQMWPRWFDNPYLPSLIESLRASGVRAGSSTLLYLGAYRLRPGDWLHLHWPGEAHLHKSRLLYRVHAASVRIQLRALKRRGVRIAWTAHNLVPHDDPHPDLGRKARRDLLAMTDHVFVHFDGACAELAETFGYTGPCTTVHHPHYVADYPAPPSREEARARLGIPSDGFVALAFGRIRPYKGVGNAIEAFQRIAGANDRLIIAGTRQGDVSAELALAADDPRIIVHAKHIPDSEVPLYYGAADAAVISHRAFFTSGSAVLALSMGCPVVGPALHHLADLAGPQRLYAVEPSVDGLAAGLAEARAAAGITDHAAVRDWAEHYGSWRDAANRTAAVLTGGRAVSA from the coding sequence ATGACTACGTGGGGGCTGGTCAGGAATCCGTCATCGATGCGTAAGCGCGCGGCACGGGGGGACCGTCGGCGCGCCGCAGCACACGCCACGGCGGCGCAGCACAGCGACGTGCGGGTGCAGATGTGGCCACGCTGGTTCGACAACCCCTACCTGCCCAGCCTGATCGAGTCGCTGCGCGCATCGGGCGTCCGCGCCGGGTCGTCTACCCTGCTCTACCTGGGCGCATACCGCTTGCGCCCCGGTGACTGGTTGCATCTGCACTGGCCGGGTGAGGCCCACCTGCACAAATCGCGGCTGCTCTACCGGGTGCATGCCGCCTCCGTCCGGATCCAGCTGCGCGCCCTCAAGCGCCGCGGGGTGCGGATCGCCTGGACCGCGCACAACCTGGTGCCGCACGACGACCCGCATCCCGATCTGGGCCGCAAGGCGCGCCGCGATCTGCTGGCCATGACCGACCATGTGTTCGTGCATTTCGACGGCGCCTGCGCCGAGTTGGCCGAAACCTTCGGCTACACCGGACCGTGCACCACGGTGCACCACCCGCACTACGTGGCGGACTACCCGGCACCGCCGTCGCGCGAGGAGGCGCGCGCCCGGCTCGGCATCCCGTCCGACGGCTTCGTGGCGCTCGCCTTCGGACGCATCCGGCCGTACAAGGGCGTCGGCAACGCCATCGAGGCGTTCCAGCGCATCGCCGGCGCGAACGACCGCCTGATCATCGCGGGCACCCGTCAGGGCGATGTGTCGGCAGAGCTCGCGCTGGCCGCGGACGATCCCCGGATCATCGTGCACGCCAAGCACATTCCCGACAGTGAGGTACCGCTCTACTACGGTGCGGCCGACGCCGCGGTGATCTCCCACCGGGCGTTCTTCACCTCCGGGAGCGCCGTCCTGGCGTTGAGCATGGGCTGCCCCGTGGTGGGGCCCGCCCTGCACCACCTCGCTGACCTGGCCGGCCCGCAACGGCTGTACGCCGTCGAACCCTCCGTCGACGGCCTGGCCGCGGGCCTGGCCGAGGCACGTGCCGCGGCCGGGATCACCGACCACGCCGCGGTGCGGGACTGGGCCGAGCATTACGGCAGCTGGCGCGACGCGGCGAACCGGACGGCCGCGGTGCTCACCGGTGGTCGCGCCGTCAGCGCCTGA
- a CDS encoding UDP-glucose dehydrogenase family protein → MRMSVIGTGYLGAVHAACMAHIGHEVVAYDTDAAKIAALATGTSPFYEPGFDELLTEVLGTGRLRFTQSVQEAVSGASVHFVCVGTPQSSGSDAANVAYVDSAFRSVAVNADADGLIVGKSTVPVGTAQRLAAEVAATSSPHRLEVAWNPEFLREGKAIEDTLQPDRLVFGVTSEYAEKTLQEVYGSLLDAGTPHLTADLATSELVKVAANAFLATKISFINAMAEVCEIVDADVVTLSRALGYDDRIGKRFLNAGLGFGGGCLPKDIRAFSARAGELGAADALRFLHEVDKINLRRREKAVSVARAVVGGEFLGKSIAVLGAAFKPNSDDVRDSPALNVAAAMHLKGADVRVHDPKAIENAKARFPTLGYFASAEDACRNADLIVLATEWDEYCNIDPVAFRSVVKEPRLLDTRNAIDREYWSGAGWQVYSLGRGGLNV, encoded by the coding sequence ATGAGAATGAGCGTCATTGGAACGGGCTACCTCGGTGCCGTCCACGCCGCCTGCATGGCACATATCGGGCACGAGGTCGTCGCGTATGACACCGATGCGGCCAAGATCGCCGCGCTGGCGACCGGCACCTCCCCGTTCTACGAACCGGGATTCGACGAACTGCTCACCGAGGTGCTCGGCACCGGCCGGTTGCGGTTCACCCAGTCAGTGCAGGAAGCGGTCTCCGGCGCCTCGGTGCACTTCGTCTGTGTCGGGACGCCGCAGTCGTCGGGTTCGGACGCGGCCAATGTCGCGTACGTCGACAGCGCGTTCCGCTCGGTTGCGGTCAACGCCGATGCCGACGGATTGATCGTCGGCAAGTCGACCGTGCCGGTGGGCACGGCGCAGCGCCTCGCCGCCGAGGTGGCGGCCACGTCGTCGCCGCACCGGCTCGAGGTCGCATGGAATCCCGAATTCCTCCGGGAGGGCAAGGCGATCGAGGACACGCTGCAGCCGGACCGCCTGGTCTTCGGGGTCACGTCCGAATACGCCGAGAAGACGTTGCAAGAGGTCTACGGCAGTCTGCTGGATGCCGGGACGCCGCATCTGACGGCGGACCTCGCAACCTCTGAACTGGTCAAGGTGGCGGCGAACGCCTTTCTGGCCACCAAGATCTCGTTCATCAACGCGATGGCCGAGGTGTGCGAGATCGTCGACGCCGATGTGGTGACGCTCAGCCGCGCGCTGGGTTACGACGACCGGATCGGTAAGCGATTCCTCAACGCCGGCTTGGGTTTCGGTGGCGGGTGCCTGCCCAAGGACATCCGCGCCTTCAGCGCCAGGGCCGGTGAGCTCGGCGCCGCCGACGCGCTGCGATTCCTGCACGAGGTCGACAAGATCAACCTGCGCCGGCGCGAGAAGGCGGTGTCGGTGGCGCGCGCCGTCGTCGGCGGTGAATTCCTGGGCAAGAGCATCGCCGTGCTGGGTGCGGCGTTCAAGCCCAACAGCGACGACGTCCGCGATTCGCCGGCCCTGAACGTGGCCGCCGCCATGCACCTGAAGGGCGCCGACGTGCGCGTGCACGATCCGAAGGCGATCGAGAACGCGAAAGCCCGGTTCCCGACGCTCGGGTACTTCGCCAGTGCCGAGGACGCCTGCCGCAACGCGGATCTGATCGTGCTGGCCACCGAATGGGACGAGTACTGCAACATCGACCCGGTGGCGTTCCGGTCGGTGGTGAAAGAGCCGCGCCTGCTCGACACCAGGAACGCGATCGACCGGGAGTACTGGTCCGGCGCCGGATGGCAGGTGTACAGCCTCGGCCGGGGCGGACTGAACGTCTGA